From Pseudomonas sp. LS1212, the proteins below share one genomic window:
- a CDS encoding bile acid:sodium symporter family protein, whose protein sequence is MTATPLLTAFLPIALGIIMLGLGLSLTLADFARVVKFPKPVLIGLACQLLLLPLICFFIAKGFALAPALAVGLMLLAASPGGTTANLYSHLAHGDVALNVTLTAVNSVIAILTMPLLVNLSLAHFMEGDQAIPLQFAKVLQVFAIVLVPVALGMLIRKLAPRFAARMERPMKIVSALFLVVTVVLAFAKDWQTVVDYAPVVGGAALLFNLLSLGIGYWIPRLLRLPQRQAVAIGMEIGIHNGTLAIAMALSPVLLNNPTMAIPAALYSFLMFFTAAGFGWWVNVTHGKELAIKDAEAAN, encoded by the coding sequence ATGACTGCTACGCCCCTGCTCACCGCATTCCTTCCCATTGCCCTGGGCATCATCATGCTCGGCCTGGGGCTGTCGCTGACCCTGGCCGACTTCGCCCGAGTCGTGAAATTCCCCAAGCCGGTACTGATTGGCCTGGCCTGCCAGTTGCTCCTGTTGCCATTGATCTGCTTCTTCATCGCCAAGGGCTTTGCCCTCGCGCCGGCCCTGGCCGTTGGCCTGATGCTGCTGGCCGCGTCACCGGGCGGCACCACCGCCAATCTCTACAGCCACTTGGCGCACGGTGACGTGGCACTGAACGTAACCCTGACGGCCGTGAACTCGGTGATCGCGATCCTGACCATGCCACTGCTGGTCAATCTGTCGCTGGCGCATTTCATGGAGGGCGACCAGGCCATCCCCCTGCAGTTCGCCAAAGTGCTGCAAGTATTCGCCATCGTCCTGGTGCCGGTTGCCCTGGGCATGCTCATCCGCAAGCTGGCACCACGCTTCGCCGCGCGCATGGAGCGGCCGATGAAGATCGTCTCTGCGCTGTTCCTGGTGGTCACGGTCGTGCTGGCCTTCGCCAAGGATTGGCAGACAGTCGTCGACTACGCGCCGGTGGTGGGCGGCGCCGCGCTGCTGTTCAACCTGCTCAGCCTCGGCATCGGCTACTGGATACCGCGCCTGCTGCGGCTGCCGCAGCGCCAGGCGGTGGCCATCGGCATGGAGATCGGTATCCACAACGGCACCCTGGCCATCGCCATGGCGCTCAGCCCGGTACTGCTGAACAACCCGACCATGGCCATCCCGGCGGCCCTCTACAGTTTCCTCATGTTCTTCACTGCGGCCGGTTTCGGTTGGTGGGTCAATGTGACCCACGGCAAGGAGTTGGCCATCAAGGACGCCGAGGCCGCCAACTGA
- a CDS encoding phytanoyl-CoA dioxygenase family protein, whose translation MAVIDPSPSLTATCLQALHREGFVLLPAVLDGAQVVTLRNAIDQLKPRHWDYSGLLDHYKCVFNRDPLWLPYLDLPGVIELAEAALGADCHIIGQTAWRCHPGFVGLEPHLDYLVMELPQSLLADPAFLLPMQICTAQIYLDDIDANLCPTLVIPGSHRAGRPPAKGESHWHGRAAQPVLCRAGDALVFRSELWHAGSSNLTADRSRYLLQVHYGRRMVAQKFSPYLQWQFNPDVLAAATPRQRRLLGEHEEAEYD comes from the coding sequence ATGGCCGTGATCGACCCTTCACCCAGTTTGACGGCAACCTGTCTTCAGGCGTTGCACCGTGAAGGGTTCGTGCTTTTGCCAGCCGTGCTCGACGGCGCTCAGGTGGTAACCCTGCGTAACGCCATCGACCAGCTCAAGCCCCGGCATTGGGACTACAGCGGCCTGCTCGATCACTATAAATGCGTGTTCAACCGTGACCCGCTGTGGTTGCCCTATCTGGACCTGCCCGGGGTCATCGAACTGGCCGAAGCAGCCTTGGGCGCCGACTGCCACATCATCGGCCAGACCGCCTGGCGCTGCCATCCGGGCTTCGTCGGCCTCGAACCGCACCTGGACTATCTGGTCATGGAACTGCCGCAAAGCCTGCTGGCCGATCCTGCCTTCCTGTTGCCGATGCAGATCTGCACGGCGCAGATTTACCTTGACGACATCGACGCCAACCTCTGCCCGACGCTGGTAATCCCCGGCAGCCACCGTGCCGGCCGGCCACCGGCCAAGGGCGAGAGTCATTGGCATGGCCGTGCCGCGCAACCGGTACTGTGCCGCGCAGGCGATGCGCTGGTGTTTCGCAGCGAACTCTGGCATGCAGGCAGCAGCAACCTGACCGCCGACCGTAGCCGATACCTGTTGCAGGTGCACTATGGCCGCCGCATGGTGGCGCAGAAGTTCTCGCCATACCTGCAGTGGCAGTTCAACCCTGATGTGCTGGCGGCGGCTACGCCGAGGCAGCGGCGGTTGCTGGGAGAGCATGAGGAGGCGGAATACGATTGA
- a CDS encoding Rieske 2Fe-2S domain-containing protein, translated as MTEQITQRQRAEAAMRRQWFPVARCADLDTPQSATLLGERLVVYRTESGQAVVQSARCPHRGADFALGKVHGESIACPYHGWRFAADSGQCNHVPSLQDQCKIPPQASIKTYPVIERFAHVWTALGDPAQDLYDPEQWRGIEFDWLAANPLHSPTGVAVAIENFRDVAHFPFVHEVSMGPTPHVVEPLKVSREGLDVRMERPLDAGVGEWANDGDCMMFYHCAAPGLASITYDYERLGKRIVAGFPSPVAYDEVKIFWAVANARDFKGADLEENLRIEEMVYLEDMPIAAGIFPREIDWDGVFVEHSVPADLFTLNYRRAFREFMENAVPENVAPLGQRGVA; from the coding sequence ATGACTGAACAAATAACCCAACGCCAACGCGCCGAAGCCGCCATGCGCCGCCAGTGGTTCCCGGTGGCCCGCTGTGCTGACCTGGACACCCCGCAATCAGCCACCCTGCTGGGCGAGCGCTTGGTGGTGTACCGCACCGAGTCCGGCCAGGCCGTGGTGCAAAGCGCCCGCTGCCCGCATCGCGGTGCCGACTTCGCCCTGGGCAAGGTCCACGGTGAAAGCATCGCCTGCCCGTACCACGGCTGGCGTTTCGCTGCCGACAGCGGCCAGTGCAACCATGTGCCGTCGCTGCAGGACCAGTGCAAGATCCCGCCCCAGGCGTCGATCAAGACGTACCCGGTGATCGAGCGTTTCGCCCATGTGTGGACGGCACTGGGAGATCCGGCCCAGGACCTGTACGACCCTGAGCAATGGCGTGGCATCGAGTTCGATTGGCTGGCGGCCAATCCGCTGCATTCGCCGACCGGTGTTGCCGTGGCGATCGAGAACTTCCGCGACGTGGCGCATTTTCCGTTCGTACATGAAGTGTCCATGGGCCCGACACCCCATGTGGTCGAACCGCTGAAGGTGAGCCGCGAAGGCCTGGATGTACGCATGGAGCGGCCGCTGGATGCAGGTGTTGGTGAGTGGGCCAACGATGGCGATTGCATGATGTTCTATCACTGCGCCGCACCAGGCCTGGCCAGCATTACTTATGACTACGAGCGCCTGGGCAAGCGCATCGTCGCCGGCTTCCCGTCGCCGGTGGCCTATGACGAAGTGAAGATCTTCTGGGCCGTGGCCAATGCCCGCGACTTCAAGGGCGCCGACCTTGAGGAAAACCTGCGCATCGAAGAGATGGTGTACCTGGAAGACATGCCGATTGCCGCCGGAATCTTCCCGCGTGAAATCGACTGGGATGGGGTGTTTGTCGAGCACTCGGTGCCGGCTGATTTGTTCACCTTGAACTACCGTCGTGCCTTCCGTGAGTTCATGGAGAATGCCGTGCCTGAGAACGTCGCTCCCCTGGGGCAACGAGGCGTAGCATGA
- a CDS encoding HD domain-containing protein has product MSNRANFTHMDDSTAEDWALIAGHFPGYAAGLPDRILTHLKLLDGDFGGFPVDRLTHSLQTATLAYRAGEDEEYVVCALLHDIGDTLGTYNHADIAAALLKPFVSEQNHWMIEKHAIFQGYYFFHHLGMDRFLREQFEGHPQYRQTIEFCARYDAAAFDPQGETLPLAFFEPMLRRVFAQPRQSLYKSIASTTDQRDITGDNQ; this is encoded by the coding sequence ATGAGCAATCGCGCCAACTTCACCCACATGGATGACAGTACTGCCGAGGACTGGGCCCTCATTGCCGGCCACTTTCCCGGCTACGCCGCAGGACTACCCGACCGCATCCTCACCCACCTCAAACTGCTCGACGGTGACTTCGGCGGCTTCCCGGTGGACCGCCTGACCCACTCGCTGCAGACCGCGACCCTGGCCTACCGCGCCGGCGAGGATGAAGAGTATGTGGTGTGCGCCCTGCTCCATGACATCGGCGATACCCTGGGCACCTACAACCATGCCGACATCGCCGCCGCCTTGCTCAAGCCCTTCGTCAGCGAGCAAAACCACTGGATGATCGAGAAGCACGCGATCTTCCAGGGCTACTACTTCTTCCACCACCTGGGCATGGACCGGTTTCTGCGCGAGCAATTCGAGGGGCACCCGCAATACCGCCAGACGATCGAGTTCTGCGCCCGCTACGACGCCGCGGCGTTCGACCCGCAAGGCGAAACCCTGCCACTGGCGTTCTTCGAACCCATGCTGCGCCGGGTGTTTGCCCAGCCCAGGCAGTCGCTGTACAAGTCGATCGCTAGCACTACAGACCAGCGCGATATTACCGGCGACAACCAATGA
- a CDS encoding sulfite exporter TauE/SafE family protein: MELSIFGFIVAGLVVGFIVGMTGVGGGSLMTPILLAFGINPATAVGTDLLYAAITKSGGVLVHKKNDNIDWSITGWLTLGSVPAAALTLWFLNSLHTNPDAMNAVIKQSLGFVLLLTALAILFKKRLLAFAHKHAGDHYHLSGRSLNALTVVTGVILGTMVALTSIGAGALGTVALFILYPFLATKRLVGTEIAHAVPLTLVAGLGHASMGNMDWSLLSYLLIGSLPGIYMGSHLSGRISDEVLRPCLAVMLVFIGYKLAF, from the coding sequence ATGGAACTCAGTATTTTCGGTTTTATCGTTGCCGGTTTGGTCGTCGGGTTCATTGTCGGGATGACCGGCGTGGGCGGCGGCTCCTTGATGACGCCCATCCTTTTGGCGTTCGGCATCAATCCCGCCACCGCCGTCGGCACTGACCTGCTTTATGCCGCAATCACCAAGTCCGGCGGCGTGCTGGTCCATAAAAAGAACGACAACATCGACTGGTCGATTACCGGATGGCTGACGCTGGGCAGCGTGCCGGCAGCAGCGCTTACGCTGTGGTTCTTGAACAGCCTGCATACCAACCCCGACGCCATGAACGCCGTCATCAAGCAGTCATTGGGCTTCGTTTTGCTGCTGACTGCACTGGCCATCCTCTTCAAGAAACGACTGCTGGCATTTGCCCATAAGCATGCAGGTGACCACTATCACCTCAGCGGCCGGAGCTTGAATGCGCTGACCGTGGTCACCGGTGTGATACTCGGCACAATGGTGGCACTGACCTCCATCGGTGCCGGCGCGCTGGGCACCGTGGCGCTGTTTATTCTTTACCCCTTCCTTGCCACCAAACGCCTGGTGGGTACGGAAATCGCCCACGCCGTGCCCCTGACGCTGGTCGCAGGCCTGGGCCATGCGAGCATGGGCAACATGGATTGGAGCTTGTTGAGCTACCTGCTGATCGGCTCGCTGCCAGGGATTTACATGGGCAGTCATTTGTCGGGCCGCATTTCTGACGAAGTACTGCGTCCTTGCCTGGCCGTCATGCTGGTGTTCATCGGGTACAAGCTGGCGTTTTGA
- a CDS encoding PDR/VanB family oxidoreductase translates to MNRPSEGMDVLISAMRLEAEGVMSLELQAVAEQTLPEWEAGAHIDVRLPSGMTRQYSLCGDPLDRRHLRIAVLREEKGRGGSREVHDGLRVGQRINIGAPRNAFPLATADAYQFVAGGIGITPILPMILAAERAGIPWHLVYGGRSRRSMAFLERLLPHAGEHVEILPADEFGLLDLERIATRAAAGAETYSCGPGVLLDALTARFAEQELEQRLHLERFSAASVVAKEGEADLKVILARSGKEIDVPSNCSIMHALRAAGHDVPSSCEQGVCGMCETRVLDGVPDHRDMLLTDRERERNNVMMVCVSRAKTSTLLLDL, encoded by the coding sequence ATGAACCGCCCAAGCGAAGGCATGGACGTGCTGATCAGCGCCATGCGCCTGGAGGCCGAGGGGGTGATGTCCCTCGAGCTTCAGGCCGTGGCCGAACAGACGCTGCCGGAATGGGAAGCGGGGGCGCACATCGATGTGCGCCTGCCGTCGGGTATGACGCGGCAGTACTCGCTGTGTGGCGACCCGCTGGATCGTCGGCACCTGCGCATTGCGGTGCTGCGTGAAGAGAAGGGCAGGGGCGGTTCGCGGGAAGTGCATGACGGGCTGCGGGTTGGCCAGCGCATCAACATTGGTGCGCCGCGTAACGCCTTCCCGTTGGCGACCGCCGACGCTTATCAGTTCGTGGCGGGTGGCATTGGCATCACGCCAATCCTGCCGATGATCCTTGCCGCCGAGCGCGCCGGTATCCCTTGGCACCTGGTGTATGGCGGCCGCTCGCGGCGGTCGATGGCGTTTCTTGAGCGCTTGCTGCCGCATGCGGGTGAGCATGTGGAGATTCTCCCGGCCGATGAATTCGGCCTGCTCGACCTTGAGCGTATTGCGACACGCGCCGCTGCGGGTGCCGAGACCTACAGCTGCGGCCCGGGCGTATTGCTCGATGCCTTGACGGCGCGTTTTGCCGAGCAGGAACTGGAACAGCGCCTGCACCTGGAGCGCTTCAGTGCCGCGTCCGTGGTGGCGAAGGAGGGCGAGGCGGACCTCAAGGTGATACTCGCCCGCAGCGGCAAGGAAATCGACGTGCCGTCCAACTGCTCGATCATGCATGCCTTGCGTGCGGCGGGGCATGATGTGCCGTCTTCGTGTGAACAGGGCGTGTGCGGCATGTGCGAAACCCGTGTGCTCGATGGTGTGCCGGACCACCGCGACATGCTGCTGACCGACCGCGAACGCGAGCGTAACAATGTGATGATGGTCTGCGTATCGCGGGCCAAGACTTCGACCTTGCTGCTCGATCTGTAA
- a CDS encoding SDR family NAD(P)-dependent oxidoreductase, whose amino-acid sequence MTISISSQQAKIAPQSVLDLAPEAQKFAGRVALITGAGRGAGRAHARLLAARGAAVIVNDIDEDVARATAADIVEAGGKAVAMAADITDKASAEALIDKVLTQFGQLDILVHNAGMMYSLTGLEQTDDANFNQLLAINVHAPLYLTRAALPGLRRSKAPRVIFINSQWGQVPDGHSYAYMVSKTAQLGLMKTMAKEFVGEGILVNAITPGAILTRMVPEEYIEGEKQAIPLGRLVHPEEIAAAVAFLASDEAAFITGQVLAVNGGALVVGC is encoded by the coding sequence ATGACAATTTCCATCTCCAGCCAGCAGGCCAAAATCGCCCCGCAAAGCGTGTTGGACCTTGCCCCTGAAGCCCAGAAGTTCGCCGGCCGCGTGGCCCTGATCACCGGTGCCGGCCGTGGCGCCGGTCGCGCCCATGCGCGCCTGCTGGCAGCGCGCGGTGCGGCGGTGATCGTCAATGACATCGATGAAGACGTGGCCCGCGCTACTGCGGCAGACATCGTCGAGGCCGGCGGCAAGGCCGTGGCCATGGCGGCCGACATCACCGACAAGGCCAGCGCCGAAGCCCTGATCGACAAGGTGCTGACTCAGTTCGGCCAGCTCGACATCCTCGTGCACAACGCCGGGATGATGTATTCGCTGACGGGCCTTGAGCAGACTGACGACGCCAATTTCAACCAGCTGCTGGCAATCAACGTGCATGCGCCGCTGTACCTGACCCGCGCCGCGCTGCCGGGCCTGCGCCGCAGCAAGGCGCCTCGGGTGATCTTCATCAACTCGCAATGGGGCCAAGTGCCGGACGGCCATTCCTACGCCTACATGGTCTCCAAGACCGCGCAGCTGGGCCTGATGAAAACCATGGCCAAGGAGTTTGTCGGTGAGGGGATTCTGGTCAACGCCATCACCCCCGGCGCCATCCTCACGCGCATGGTGCCGGAGGAATACATCGAAGGCGAAAAGCAAGCCATCCCGCTGGGGCGCCTGGTGCACCCCGAGGAAATCGCGGCGGCGGTAGCGTTCCTGGCCAGCGACGAAGCGGCGTTCATTACCGGCCAGGTGCTGGCGGTGAACGGCGGTGCGTTGGTGGTGGGCTGCTGA
- a CDS encoding DUF4174 domain-containing protein, with protein MLIRSLTLAALLAAAGPLMAADSDAPLAQERGKSRPLIIIAPSSVDPALVKLKKALDEPANRKAFTERNMVLYTVINMMGQRNGKDLDAQTTMALIRELKLGAGAQTKVILVGKDGEKKIEHAGPIEAKEIFSTIDQLPAEEKEAAPPPPPAPEDTQAKGGKDKKTKPTKPLGPPKPLED; from the coding sequence ATGCTCATCCGGTCGCTGACCCTTGCCGCTCTGCTGGCCGCCGCCGGCCCCTTGATGGCCGCTGACAGCGATGCTCCCCTGGCCCAGGAACGCGGGAAATCCCGACCGCTGATCATCATCGCACCCAGCTCCGTGGACCCGGCCCTGGTCAAGCTGAAGAAGGCCCTGGACGAGCCCGCCAATCGCAAGGCGTTCACCGAGCGCAACATGGTGCTCTACACGGTGATCAATATGATGGGCCAGCGCAACGGCAAGGATCTGGACGCGCAAACCACCATGGCGCTGATCCGCGAACTCAAGCTGGGCGCAGGCGCCCAGACCAAGGTCATTCTGGTAGGCAAGGACGGCGAAAAGAAAATCGAGCACGCCGGCCCCATCGAGGCCAAGGAAATCTTCAGCACCATTGACCAATTGCCCGCCGAGGAAAAAGAGGCCGCGCCGCCCCCTCCGCCAGCGCCCGAGGACACGCAGGCCAAGGGCGGCAAGGATAAAAAGACCAAGCCCACCAAGCCGCTGGGGCCGCCCAAGCCGTTGGAGGATTGA
- a CDS encoding VOC family protein: MLKLKRLDNMDILTNNVQRLVDFYHGTLGLGFFLPYQAEERWAAIEMGNVTLYIFHTENQANVERRTAVNLEDAPGFDSFAFEVENLDAAMDYLHGKVEWVTAEPIEWQHPSGTHYRYRPMFDPDGNMLYVTEPHKVGV; this comes from the coding sequence ATGCTCAAGCTCAAACGTCTCGACAACATGGACATCCTCACCAACAACGTTCAGCGCCTGGTGGACTTCTACCACGGCACCCTGGGCCTGGGTTTCTTCCTGCCTTACCAGGCCGAGGAGCGCTGGGCGGCCATCGAGATGGGCAACGTGACGCTGTACATCTTCCACACCGAGAACCAGGCGAACGTCGAGCGCCGCACGGCGGTGAACCTTGAAGACGCACCGGGCTTCGACTCGTTCGCCTTCGAAGTGGAGAACCTGGACGCGGCCATGGATTACCTGCACGGCAAGGTCGAGTGGGTGACCGCCGAGCCCATCGAATGGCAGCACCCGAGCGGCACCCACTACCGCTACCGCCCGATGTTCGACCCGGACGGCAACATGCTCTACGTCACTGAGCCGCACAAAGTCGGCGTTTGA
- a CDS encoding cation diffusion facilitator family transporter: MQTHELEQHLLKVSILVTSLMAASGIVFGLYCRSQSIVFDGLFNAIDSSMAFLSLVVARLLVKGTGRRFQTGYWHIEPLALALNGSVLLTLCAYGFVNAISSFLQGGHSLVFDGAIVYTAVTALVCALMHQYVRRRNRKVQSELIELDVQSWWMSMSITTALLLAFVVGYVLQDGPYAFLTPYIDPGIMAVLALALMPGPAKTVIKAVSQILKITPSELDGEISRLMTRMSQRYGFEAFTHSALQIGRGFFVEIHIVLPEAMNAWRVTELDQVRAEIADGIGREGPNRWITIGFTRDRRWI; the protein is encoded by the coding sequence ATGCAAACCCATGAACTCGAACAACATCTGCTGAAAGTCTCGATCCTGGTCACCTCGTTGATGGCCGCGAGCGGGATTGTGTTCGGCTTGTACTGCCGCTCCCAGTCCATCGTGTTCGACGGCCTGTTCAACGCCATCGATTCGAGCATGGCCTTCCTTTCGCTGGTGGTGGCGCGCTTGTTGGTCAAGGGTACCGGCCGGCGTTTTCAGACCGGCTACTGGCACATCGAGCCGCTGGCGCTGGCGCTCAATGGCAGCGTCCTGCTGACGCTCTGCGCCTATGGTTTCGTCAATGCCATCAGCAGCTTCCTGCAGGGTGGGCACTCGCTGGTGTTCGATGGGGCGATTGTCTACACCGCCGTAACCGCCCTGGTCTGTGCCTTGATGCATCAATACGTGCGGCGGCGTAACCGCAAGGTGCAGTCAGAGCTGATCGAACTGGATGTACAGAGTTGGTGGATGTCGATGTCCATTACCACCGCACTGCTGCTGGCGTTCGTCGTGGGCTATGTCCTGCAGGACGGGCCCTATGCGTTCCTCACGCCGTATATCGACCCGGGCATCATGGCCGTTCTCGCCCTGGCGCTGATGCCGGGGCCGGCCAAAACCGTGATCAAGGCCGTGAGCCAGATCCTCAAGATCACCCCCAGCGAGCTGGACGGAGAAATCAGCCGACTGATGACCCGCATGAGCCAGCGCTACGGTTTCGAGGCGTTTACGCATTCGGCGCTGCAGATTGGTCGCGGCTTCTTTGTCGAGATCCATATCGTGCTGCCCGAAGCCATGAACGCCTGGCGCGTGACCGAACTGGACCAGGTGCGGGCGGAGATTGCCGACGGCATTGGGCGTGAAGGGCCTAATCGGTGGATTACCATTGGGTTTACCCGGGATCGGCGGTGGATATGA
- a CDS encoding REP-associated tyrosine transposase, with the protein MPRPNAHRLYTGRVSEFGRIYLVTTVVDQRNPLFSDWHIGRLLVGQLRSAHEAGLVDSLAWVVMPDHFHWLFQLQNTSLACLMNRVKSRSSRAVNRRTGSSGRLWQKGYHDRAVRWEEDLRQIARYVIANPVRAGLVRRGGDYPLWDAAWL; encoded by the coding sequence ATGCCCCGGCCAAATGCTCATCGGCTATACACCGGACGTGTCAGCGAGTTCGGCCGTATCTACCTGGTCACCACTGTCGTAGACCAACGCAACCCCCTATTTTCCGATTGGCACATCGGCCGCCTTCTGGTCGGGCAACTCAGGTCCGCGCATGAGGCGGGCTTGGTTGACTCCCTGGCTTGGGTGGTGATGCCAGATCATTTTCACTGGCTGTTCCAGTTGCAAAACACATCACTCGCTTGCCTGATGAATCGCGTTAAATCGCGAAGCAGTCGAGCGGTGAATCGGAGGACCGGGAGCAGTGGGCGTCTTTGGCAGAAGGGGTATCACGACAGAGCGGTTCGGTGGGAGGAAGATCTCAGGCAGATTGCGCGTTATGTGATTGCCAATCCGGTGCGGGCGGGGTTGGTTCGGCGGGGTGGGGATTATCCGTTGTGGGATGCTGCTTGGCTTTGA
- a CDS encoding amidotransferase has protein sequence MLSICILETDILRPELIGQYSGYGRMFERLFARQPVPARFSVFNVVRGEYPPDGQVFDAYLVTGSKADSFGSDAWIETLRGFLLRRYEEGARLLGVCFGHQLLALLLGGRCGRAAKGWGVGVHRYRLEQTLPWMTPSAEGFGMLVSHQDQVTVLPEGAQLLASSEFCPVAAYRIGEQVLCFQGHPEFVEGYARGLLDLRREAYGEPLYQKAISTLNEGHDGALIAQWMLQFVQATQSQ, from the coding sequence ATGCTTTCTATCTGCATTCTCGAAACCGATATTCTGCGGCCCGAACTGATCGGGCAGTACAGCGGCTATGGCCGGATGTTCGAGCGCTTGTTCGCGCGCCAGCCGGTGCCTGCACGCTTCAGTGTGTTCAATGTGGTCCGGGGGGAGTACCCGCCGGATGGGCAAGTGTTCGATGCGTATCTGGTGACGGGGAGCAAGGCCGATTCGTTCGGCAGCGATGCGTGGATTGAAACCTTGCGTGGGTTTTTGCTGCGGCGTTATGAAGAGGGCGCCAGGTTGCTTGGGGTTTGCTTCGGGCATCAGCTGCTGGCGTTGCTGCTGGGCGGGCGTTGTGGCCGGGCGGCGAAGGGCTGGGGTGTGGGCGTGCATCGTTATCGGCTGGAGCAGACATTGCCCTGGATGACACCGTCTGCCGAGGGATTTGGGATGTTGGTGTCCCATCAGGATCAGGTCACTGTGCTGCCGGAGGGGGCGCAGTTGCTGGCTTCCAGCGAGTTTTGCCCGGTGGCGGCGTATCGCATTGGGGAGCAGGTGTTGTGCTTTCAGGGGCACCCGGAGTTTGTCGAAGGGTATGCGCGGGGGCTGCTGGATTTGCGGCGTGAGGCATATGGCGAGCCGTTGTACCAGAAGGCAATATCGACTCTCAATGAAGGCCATGATGGGGCGCTCATAGCGCAGTGGATGTTGCAGTTCGTGCAGGCAACACAATCCCAGTAG
- a CDS encoding C45 family peptidase — translation MSYVFRSTVTDPRGRGREFGECHAAQIRASVEAYRGLFERSAGGPVDMLGLGGKALVEIAAFAAPLHEEILGMAEGAGLDAREIGAINARTEILAFLGAKLRGECSTVVHVDPARPAPIAVQTWDWYSQFENQWLVWEIPHADGRLTTTVTEYGIVGKIGVNNRGLGVHFNILHHFSDGLRIGVPVHVASRWMLDSQSDINDALQLFAATDFSASSSLTVLTSKGGEGAALSVEIYPEGPAFVFPGADGLLVHTNHFLDATASQGDTEWSVYPDTLLRHDLLTRRLANRRDLTPAKVISAMNSHLGSTGAVCCHPDPNSSADQYQTLVTVVIDVAAGSLQALAGGPCVHVAGISEQSHS, via the coding sequence ATGAGTTATGTGTTCCGTTCCACCGTGACCGACCCACGCGGCCGTGGCCGCGAGTTCGGTGAGTGCCACGCGGCGCAGATCCGTGCTTCGGTCGAGGCCTACCGTGGCCTGTTCGAGCGCAGTGCTGGCGGGCCAGTGGATATGTTGGGCCTGGGCGGCAAGGCCCTGGTGGAGATCGCCGCGTTTGCCGCGCCGCTGCATGAAGAAATCCTCGGCATGGCCGAAGGCGCGGGGTTGGATGCGCGGGAAATCGGCGCGATCAATGCGCGTACCGAGATCCTGGCCTTTCTCGGCGCCAAGTTGCGCGGCGAATGCTCGACCGTGGTTCACGTCGACCCGGCGCGCCCTGCGCCCATCGCCGTGCAGACCTGGGACTGGTACTCGCAGTTCGAAAACCAGTGGCTGGTGTGGGAGATTCCCCATGCCGATGGCCGCCTGACCACCACCGTCACCGAGTACGGCATCGTCGGCAAGATCGGCGTGAATAACCGTGGCCTGGGGGTGCATTTCAATATCCTCCATCACTTCAGCGACGGCCTGCGCATTGGTGTGCCGGTGCACGTGGCCTCGCGCTGGATGCTCGACAGCCAGAGCGACATCAACGATGCCCTGCAACTGTTCGCGGCCACCGATTTCTCGGCCTCGAGCTCGTTGACGGTGCTCACCTCCAAGGGCGGCGAAGGCGCTGCGCTGTCGGTGGAGATTTATCCCGAAGGGCCGGCCTTTGTCTTCCCGGGAGCCGATGGCTTGCTGGTGCATACCAATCATTTTCTCGATGCCACGGCCAGCCAGGGCGACACGGAGTGGAGTGTCTATCCGGACACGCTGCTGCGCCATGACCTGCTGACCCGGCGCCTGGCCAACCGTCGCGACCTGACGCCGGCCAAGGTGATCAGCGCGATGAACAGCCACCTCGGCAGCACAGGCGCCGTGTGCTGCCACCCCGACCCGAACAGCTCGGCCGACCAGTACCAGACCCTGGTGACGGTGGTCATCGATGTCGCGGCCGGTTCTCTGCAAGCCCTGGCGGGCGGGCCATGCGTCCACGTCGCGGGCATTTCCGAACAGTCACATTCTTAA